From Chryseobacterium shandongense, the proteins below share one genomic window:
- a CDS encoding glycosyltransferase, whose protein sequence is MVRKISVIIVTYNSYDLILDCINSVYDHNDINEDDIEVIVVDNSPEEEGLRLKRLLSDTYQDKVVFIKNENKGYGHGNNVGIRNSNGEIIAIMNPDVRITEPLFKRVSEIFDDQNVASLGFKQINGVRDFSFYRFPELFFPFTYSFKNRKDNINEMFDQHVHALSGAFVFFRRKDFVEIGMYDENFFMYYEEADTSKRINLMNKKIIYDKSKSYIHLMDHKGNFNERLLDIEAFSAKIYFGKHNLNLEKYIKLRLIEFKLHKIIFYCTGNTNRVKKVSAWINAFKKIL, encoded by the coding sequence ATGGTAAGAAAAATTTCTGTAATAATTGTTACTTACAATTCATATGATTTGATACTAGATTGTATAAATTCTGTATATGACCATAATGATATTAATGAAGATGATATCGAAGTAATAGTGGTAGATAATAGCCCGGAAGAGGAGGGATTAAGATTAAAAAGACTATTGTCTGATACATATCAGGATAAGGTTGTGTTCATAAAAAATGAAAACAAGGGTTATGGACATGGTAATAATGTTGGAATCAGAAACTCAAATGGAGAGATAATAGCGATTATGAACCCTGATGTAAGAATTACGGAGCCACTTTTTAAAAGAGTGTCTGAAATATTCGACGATCAAAATGTTGCTTCTCTTGGATTCAAGCAAATAAACGGTGTAAGAGATTTTTCATTTTATCGATTTCCCGAATTATTCTTCCCGTTCACTTATAGTTTTAAAAACAGAAAGGATAATATAAATGAAATGTTTGACCAACATGTTCATGCTCTGTCAGGTGCATTTGTGTTTTTCAGAAGAAAGGATTTTGTGGAAATAGGAATGTATGATGAAAATTTCTTTATGTATTATGAAGAAGCAGATACCTCGAAAAGAATTAATTTAATGAATAAGAAGATCATATACGATAAATCAAAATCTTATATTCATCTTATGGATCATAAGGGGAATTTCAACGAGAGACTCTTAGATATTGAAGCTTTTTCTGCAAAGATCTATTTTGGCAAACATAATTTAAATCTGGAAAAATATATCAAATTACGATTAATAGAATTTAAATTACATAAAATTATTTTTTACTGTACCGGAAACACAAATCGTGTAAAAAAAGTTTCCGCTTGGATTAACGCCTTTAAAAAAATACTGTGA
- a CDS encoding glycosyltransferase has protein sequence MILIDAVYINDSGGKILLDYLIKELENTDKNVYYLLDERLSHITFNIKSSNTITFLKSGLKNRSVFYKKNKDAFSTVLCFANLPPNIKLSCKVYVYFHQKLFLETPSSYNVKTKALLWLKRKVLIHFKNNTDEWIVQSDTMAKLLSKKIGIDFKKIFIIPFYEVIKEKTIKKEKSTYLYVSNGHEHKNHLKLIDAFCKFYDIHKAGKLILTIDKQFETLYNFIELKKQKGFPIINHGNVKRDDLGKIYSAAEYLVYPSLSESFGLGLLEAIDNNCKIIGADLPYTYAVCNPSLVFDPNEVDSIVSSLSLSLENNVNDSSSKVNNNINKLIELLQ, from the coding sequence ATGATATTAATAGACGCAGTATACATCAATGACAGTGGAGGTAAGATTCTCTTAGATTATCTTATCAAAGAGCTCGAAAATACTGATAAAAATGTTTATTATCTGCTGGATGAAAGATTATCACATATCACCTTCAATATTAAAAGCTCTAATACAATCACTTTTTTAAAATCCGGACTGAAAAACAGAAGCGTATTTTATAAAAAAAATAAAGATGCTTTTAGTACAGTTTTATGTTTTGCAAACCTGCCGCCTAATATAAAGCTTTCTTGTAAAGTATATGTATATTTTCATCAGAAGCTTTTTTTGGAAACTCCGTCTTCGTATAATGTCAAAACAAAAGCATTATTATGGTTAAAGAGAAAGGTATTAATACATTTTAAAAATAATACGGATGAATGGATAGTACAGTCAGATACAATGGCAAAACTGCTATCCAAAAAAATAGGAATAGATTTCAAAAAAATTTTTATTATTCCTTTTTACGAAGTAATTAAAGAGAAGACAATAAAAAAAGAGAAATCTACGTATCTCTATGTAAGCAATGGTCATGAGCATAAAAATCATTTGAAGTTGATTGATGCTTTCTGTAAATTTTACGATATACATAAAGCAGGAAAACTCATACTAACCATTGATAAACAATTTGAAACATTATATAATTTTATAGAATTAAAAAAGCAAAAAGGATTTCCTATAATAAATCATGGCAATGTTAAAAGGGATGATTTAGGTAAAATCTATTCTGCTGCAGAATATTTAGTATATCCTTCCTTGTCGGAAAGTTTTGGGTTGGGTCTTTTAGAGGCTATCGATAATAATTGTAAAATAATTGGTGCAGATCTGCCTTACACTTATGCTGTATGCAACCCTTCATTAGTATTCGATCCCAATGAAGTTGATAGCATTGTTAGTTCTTTATCGTTATCTTTAGAAAATAATGTAAACGATAGCAGCAGTAAAGTAAATAATAATATAAACAAACTTATTGAATTGTTACAGTAA
- a CDS encoding polysaccharide biosynthesis C-terminal domain-containing protein has protein sequence MKKIGITGQSGFVGSHLYNTLGLSPDKFERIYFEKDCFENEGKLDEFVAQCDVIVHLAAMNRHPDPEVIYNNNIGLVKKLITSLEKVKSQAHIIFSSSSQEEKDNLYGKSKKEGRELLATWAEQSGGKFTGMVIPNVFGPFGKPNYNSFIATFCHKLTHRETPVIDQDGEVKLIYVAELVKEIINHIEEEKNLNLYQVPHTSVNKVSEVLAKLENYKKRYFDNGEIPVLETSFDANLFNTFRCYFDIKNHYPVKFTQHTDPRGAFVEVIRLGIGGQCSFSTTVPGITRGNHFHTRKIERFAVIKGKALIQLRKIDTDEVLDFYLDGTEPAYVDMPIWYTHNIKNIGEEELYTIFWINEPFNPEDTDTYFVEV, from the coding sequence ATGAAAAAAATCGGAATTACCGGCCAAAGCGGCTTTGTAGGTTCACATCTATACAATACTTTAGGGTTGTCTCCTGATAAATTTGAAAGAATTTATTTTGAAAAAGATTGCTTCGAAAATGAAGGAAAGCTGGATGAATTTGTCGCACAATGTGATGTGATCGTACATCTTGCCGCCATGAACAGGCATCCCGACCCCGAAGTCATTTACAACAACAATATCGGGCTGGTAAAAAAACTCATTACATCCTTAGAAAAAGTAAAATCCCAAGCACATATCATCTTCTCGTCATCATCCCAGGAAGAAAAAGATAATCTTTACGGGAAATCTAAAAAAGAAGGACGTGAGCTTCTCGCAACCTGGGCAGAACAATCGGGCGGGAAATTTACGGGGATGGTCATTCCTAATGTTTTCGGACCTTTTGGAAAACCCAACTACAATTCTTTTATTGCGACCTTTTGTCATAAGCTCACGCACCGAGAAACTCCTGTTATTGATCAGGACGGAGAGGTTAAATTAATCTACGTCGCAGAACTCGTAAAGGAAATTATTAACCACATTGAAGAGGAAAAAAATCTGAATCTCTATCAGGTTCCCCATACTTCGGTAAATAAAGTCTCAGAAGTACTCGCAAAATTGGAAAATTACAAAAAACGGTATTTCGATAATGGGGAAATCCCTGTTCTGGAAACTTCATTTGATGCAAACCTTTTCAATACGTTCCGTTGTTATTTTGATATAAAAAATCATTACCCTGTAAAATTTACACAACATACAGATCCAAGAGGTGCATTTGTTGAGGTGATAAGGCTCGGAATAGGCGGACAATGCTCATTTTCAACCACAGTTCCGGGAATCACAAGAGGAAATCACTTCCATACACGTAAAATAGAAAGATTTGCTGTTATCAAAGGAAAAGCATTAATCCAGCTGAGAAAAATAGATACCGATGAAGTTCTGGATTTTTATCTCGACGGAACAGAGCCTGCGTATGTCGATATGCCGATCTGGTACACCCACAATATTAAAAATATAGGAGAAGAAGAATTATATACGATTTTCTGGATTAATGAACCATTCAATCCCGAAGATACCGATACCTATTTCGTTGAAGTGTAG
- a CDS encoding lipopolysaccharide biosynthesis protein: MVHSKKTLFLGLVWSSVDKAGIFVAQMLLELIMARLLTPRDYGLIGMIAVFMSVAQVFVDGGFSSALIQKKDRTNSDYSTIFYICTGLGIFIYLILLGLSPIISTFYNENLNSLIAVLGLSLIFNSIGVVYRTKLTVELNFKKQALFSFLSICISGIIAIVLAYHNFGVWALVTQTVLLAFFNNLFLIINNKWFPELKFSSDSFKQLSGYGFKLLISGFINSLYMNANSLILGRFYDTKTVGYFTKAYQSTIFPVSFLTTVIQRVVFPYLVSFQHDEEKLFSLNQKYVTLYLMAFCPVIVVALIVSRELIILLLTEKWINILIPFKYLLSACIFFPVIVINMNLFQVKGRITEFLYVEIATKITGIFIIFLMYKKGVNYIALGVLIQFFLQFIITSVFSCRLLKRKITEQITALLPIFLSNALLFLFVELFMDNLFFKCIFFVVIYLIFIYFYYRKILLEVLRGFKI, translated from the coding sequence ATGGTTCATTCAAAAAAGACATTGTTTCTTGGATTAGTATGGAGCAGTGTAGACAAAGCAGGAATATTTGTTGCACAGATGCTGTTAGAATTAATAATGGCGAGATTATTAACGCCAAGAGACTATGGACTAATTGGGATGATTGCCGTTTTTATGTCTGTTGCACAGGTATTCGTAGACGGTGGATTTAGCAGTGCCCTTATTCAGAAAAAAGACAGAACAAATAGCGATTATTCTACCATATTTTATATTTGTACTGGGTTGGGAATATTTATTTATTTGATATTACTAGGTTTATCACCTATCATCAGTACATTCTATAATGAAAATTTAAATTCTCTTATTGCAGTGCTTGGTTTGAGTTTAATATTCAATTCCATAGGTGTTGTTTACAGGACAAAATTGACAGTTGAATTAAATTTTAAAAAACAGGCTTTATTTTCCTTTTTATCAATCTGTATATCAGGGATTATTGCGATAGTGCTTGCATATCATAATTTTGGAGTCTGGGCTCTGGTCACACAAACAGTATTGCTGGCTTTTTTTAACAATTTATTTTTGATCATTAATAATAAGTGGTTTCCTGAGCTGAAATTCTCATCAGATTCGTTTAAGCAATTATCCGGCTATGGTTTTAAATTACTAATATCTGGTTTTATAAACTCATTATATATGAATGCCAATTCATTAATTTTGGGTAGATTTTATGACACCAAAACTGTAGGATATTTCACAAAAGCATATCAGTCGACAATTTTTCCTGTTTCCTTTCTTACAACTGTAATACAAAGAGTTGTATTTCCTTACCTGGTGAGCTTTCAGCATGATGAGGAGAAACTCTTTAGTCTTAATCAGAAATATGTGACATTATATTTGATGGCATTTTGTCCGGTCATTGTTGTCGCGCTTATTGTTTCCAGAGAATTAATCATTTTATTGTTGACAGAAAAATGGATCAATATATTAATTCCGTTTAAATACCTGTTGAGTGCGTGTATTTTTTTTCCGGTAATCGTTATAAATATGAATTTATTTCAAGTCAAAGGACGAATTACAGAATTTTTGTATGTTGAAATTGCAACTAAAATCACAGGGATTTTTATTATCTTCTTGATGTACAAAAAAGGAGTAAATTATATTGCCTTGGGCGTTTTGATTCAATTTTTTTTACAATTTATTATTACCTCTGTTTTTTCGTGCAGGTTATTAAAGAGAAAAATTACAGAACAAATTACGGCTTTGCTGCCGATCTTTCTATCGAACGCATTGCTATTTTTATTTGTCGAACTTTTCATGGATAATTTATTTTTTAAGTGTATCTTTTTTGTCGTTATTTATTTGATTTTTATATACTTTTATTATAGAAAAATACTATTGGAAGTTCTAAGAGGTTTTAAAATATAA
- a CDS encoding glycosyl hydrolase family 28-related protein, with amino-acid sequence MKKLFILLIFFFYDFAFCKVINIKDFGAIGDGIFDNSNIFNSVLKNIKNNETYKIIIPEGTFLISNTIELPENVSIEGLDPTISIIKINTKNTAFTILKNKEVNFYQYKFIRNLSIRGPEYGINPFSWKDTRIAADKSVGIKVLGYRNRIENCEIDGFSNAGIQLTSSYYNFINKCFIKNNKYGIQINEISTSTYISGSEFRFNSIALLIKNSYSIYITDNIIEANFSNFIDDHNPDNSLSNGKAIVFLNSNNNYVERNYFEEQYYNVVLDQSNNNIFTSNFFAVSGKMPENIRKKNQVTFVFKNNSSYNTIRDNTIETTSPDIQKTEIIFDNSDFSTNSINFNNDINSMLKKSWQNDSKKPLLKN; translated from the coding sequence ATGAAAAAGCTTTTTATACTATTAATATTTTTCTTTTATGATTTTGCCTTCTGCAAAGTTATCAATATTAAAGACTTTGGTGCTATCGGTGATGGTATTTTTGATAATTCTAATATATTTAATTCGGTTCTAAAAAACATCAAAAATAATGAAACTTATAAGATAATAATACCTGAAGGAACTTTTTTAATTTCAAATACGATAGAATTACCCGAAAATGTGAGTATTGAAGGGCTAGATCCCACTATTTCAATTATTAAAATCAACACAAAAAATACTGCATTTACGATATTAAAGAATAAGGAAGTTAATTTTTATCAATACAAATTCATCCGTAATCTCTCGATTCGCGGCCCTGAATACGGTATTAATCCTTTCAGCTGGAAAGATACGCGCATAGCAGCAGACAAAAGCGTAGGAATTAAGGTTTTAGGCTATAGAAACAGGATTGAAAACTGCGAAATTGATGGATTTTCCAACGCCGGAATTCAGTTGACATCATCGTATTATAATTTCATCAATAAATGTTTTATTAAAAATAATAAATACGGAATTCAAATAAATGAGATTTCTACAAGCACCTATATTTCCGGCTCCGAATTTCGTTTTAACTCTATTGCACTTCTTATTAAAAATTCATATTCGATTTACATTACAGATAATATCATCGAAGCTAATTTTTCCAATTTCATTGATGATCATAACCCGGATAACAGCTTATCTAATGGTAAAGCCATAGTATTCCTAAATTCAAATAACAATTATGTAGAAAGAAATTATTTTGAGGAACAATATTATAATGTTGTTCTGGATCAATCCAACAATAATATATTCACTTCAAATTTCTTTGCTGTCAGTGGAAAAATGCCTGAGAATATAAGGAAAAAGAATCAGGTTACCTTTGTCTTTAAAAACAACAGCTCTTACAATACCATCAGAGATAATACTATTGAAACCACGAGTCCAGACATACAAAAAACCGAAATTATTTTTGATAATTCAGATTTCTCTACTAACAGCATTAATTTCAACAATGATATCAATTCGATGCTAAAAAAGAGCTGGCAAAATGATTCTAAAAAACCATTATTAAAAAATTAA
- the wecB gene encoding non-hydrolyzing UDP-N-acetylglucosamine 2-epimerase gives MKKLKVITVVGTRPEIIRLSRVLSALDASEAIEHIIVHTGQNYDYELNQIFFEDLGLRKPDYFLEAAGKTATETVGNILIKIDPLLEELKPEAFLVLGDTNSCLCAIPAKKRQIPIFHMEAGNRCFDQRVPEETNRKIVDHTADINLTYSDIAREYLLREGLPADRIIKTGSPMFEVLNHYLPQIEKSDVLTRLNIQEGKYFVVSSHREENINSEKNFRGLIQSLNAIAEKFELPIIVSTHPRTRNMIDKMSVEVRPEIQFLKPLGFHDYNALQMRSYAVLSDSGTISEESSILNFRALNIREAHERPEAMEEASVMMVGLSPERILQGLAQLQHQKTGKDRNYRPVADYSMPNVSEKMVRIILSYTDYINRVVWSKS, from the coding sequence ATGAAAAAATTAAAAGTAATAACCGTCGTTGGGACGCGGCCTGAAATCATCAGATTATCAAGAGTACTATCCGCTTTAGATGCCTCTGAAGCTATTGAACATATTATCGTCCATACCGGACAAAACTATGATTATGAACTTAACCAGATTTTCTTCGAAGATCTGGGACTCCGCAAACCGGATTATTTTCTAGAGGCAGCCGGAAAAACAGCAACGGAAACCGTTGGAAATATTCTCATTAAAATAGACCCGCTTTTGGAAGAACTGAAGCCGGAAGCTTTTTTGGTTTTGGGAGATACCAACTCATGCCTTTGTGCAATTCCCGCGAAAAAAAGACAAATACCTATTTTCCATATGGAAGCCGGAAACAGATGTTTCGACCAGAGAGTTCCTGAGGAAACCAACAGAAAAATAGTAGATCATACAGCAGATATCAATTTAACCTATTCAGACATTGCGCGGGAATATCTCTTGCGTGAAGGACTTCCTGCCGACAGAATCATCAAAACAGGATCCCCAATGTTCGAAGTTCTGAATCATTATCTTCCGCAGATTGAAAAATCCGATGTTCTTACACGACTCAATATTCAGGAAGGTAAATATTTCGTTGTATCTTCTCACAGGGAAGAAAATATCAATTCGGAAAAGAACTTTAGAGGATTGATACAAAGCCTTAATGCAATCGCCGAAAAGTTTGAATTGCCAATCATCGTTTCCACGCACCCGAGAACCCGAAATATGATTGATAAAATGAGCGTTGAGGTAAGACCTGAAATTCAGTTTTTAAAACCTTTAGGATTTCATGATTATAATGCATTGCAGATGAGAAGTTATGCGGTTTTGTCAGATTCAGGAACGATTTCTGAAGAATCTTCTATTCTTAATTTCAGGGCATTAAACATTCGTGAAGCCCATGAACGCCCGGAAGCTATGGAAGAAGCATCGGTTATGATGGTAGGGCTTTCTCCGGAAAGGATTCTGCAGGGCCTTGCTCAGCTTCAGCATCAGAAAACGGGAAAAGATAGAAATTACAGGCCGGTTGCAGATTACTCAATGCCGAATGTTTCCGAAAAAATGGTAAGGATTATCCTTAGCTATACCGATTATATTAACAGAGTAGTTTGGAGCAAAAGCTAA
- a CDS encoding glycosyltransferase family 4 protein translates to MRILIVTQYFYPENFKSNDLAFELKKRGHDVTVLTGIPNYPEGKIYEGYGYFKKRMQYINDVKIIRTWLLPRGNGGGLRLFLNYFSWAFFASLKALQLSSKKYDAIIVHEPSPITQFYPALVIKKIQNTPIYFWVMDLWPESLEIAGGVKNKFILNFFTKMVRNFYKESEKILITSKGFKKSILEKGNFENKIHYFPNWAEDTISSGNKEFTIPKLPEGFRIMFAGNIGEAQDMENIMKAALTLRENKNIKFILLGDGRKMPFVQEFIRENQLEETVYTLGRFPVEAMATFFNAADILLVSLKDDPIFNITVPAKVQAYMSSGKPILAMLNGEGAENIAEAACGFSVPAGNSEELATAIKRISQMKKEDLLILGRNGKQFYELNYKMEHCISNLEKIISPK, encoded by the coding sequence ATGAGAATTCTTATTGTAACGCAGTACTTTTATCCGGAAAACTTTAAAAGCAATGACCTCGCCTTTGAACTAAAAAAGAGAGGACATGATGTTACCGTGCTTACTGGAATTCCCAACTATCCTGAAGGCAAAATATATGAGGGATATGGTTATTTCAAAAAAAGAATGCAGTATATCAACGATGTCAAGATCATTAGAACATGGTTGTTACCAAGGGGAAACGGAGGAGGATTGAGATTGTTTCTCAATTATTTTAGCTGGGCATTCTTTGCATCATTAAAAGCGTTGCAGCTCTCCTCAAAAAAATATGATGCAATTATAGTTCATGAACCTTCACCAATTACTCAGTTTTATCCTGCTCTCGTTATCAAAAAGATTCAAAACACACCCATTTACTTTTGGGTAATGGATCTCTGGCCAGAAAGTCTTGAGATCGCCGGCGGCGTCAAAAACAAGTTTATACTTAACTTCTTTACCAAAATGGTACGGAATTTTTATAAAGAATCAGAAAAAATATTGATTACCTCCAAAGGTTTCAAAAAATCTATTTTGGAAAAAGGTAATTTTGAAAATAAAATTCATTATTTTCCCAATTGGGCAGAAGACACCATATCTTCAGGAAATAAAGAATTCACGATTCCCAAACTTCCGGAAGGATTCAGGATTATGTTTGCCGGAAATATAGGAGAGGCCCAGGATATGGAAAATATCATGAAGGCCGCATTAACGCTTAGAGAGAATAAAAATATTAAATTTATATTATTGGGAGATGGTAGAAAAATGCCTTTTGTACAGGAATTTATCCGTGAAAATCAACTGGAAGAAACTGTCTACACATTGGGGCGTTTTCCTGTTGAAGCTATGGCAACCTTTTTTAATGCAGCAGATATATTATTGGTGAGCCTTAAAGATGATCCCATTTTCAATATTACCGTTCCTGCTAAAGTTCAGGCGTACATGAGTTCAGGAAAACCGATTCTGGCCATGCTGAATGGAGAAGGAGCGGAGAACATTGCAGAAGCTGCTTGTGGATTTTCCGTTCCTGCAGGTAATAGCGAAGAATTAGCAACTGCAATTAAAAGAATCTCACAAATGAAAAAAGAAGATTTGCTAATTTTAGGAAGAAATGGAAAACAATTTTATGAGTTAAATTACAAAATGGAACATTGTATTTCAAATCTTGAAAAAATAATTTCCCCAAAATGA
- a CDS encoding polysaccharide biosynthesis protein, which yields MQIKNKTLLITGGTGSFGTAVLRKFIDTDHFKEIRIFSRDEKKQDDMRNQFKNDKLKFYIGDVRDFKSIEPATRGVDYIFHAAALKQVPSCEFFPMQAVKTNVEGTQNVIDAAVHNHVKKVICLSTDKAAYPINAMGISKAMMEKVAVAASRNVNDTVVCLTRYGNVMASRGSVIPLFVKQIKNGEPITITDPNMTRFLMSLEEAVDLVLFAFEHGNPGDLFVNKAPAGTIGDLAQALKEMFKADNPVKIIGTRHGEKLYETLCTREEMIKAEDMGNFYRIPADNRDLNYAQYFSEGTEDISKIEDYHSHNTLQQNVEGMKKLLMKLPLIRKEVLGEDNIMQYPD from the coding sequence ATGCAAATAAAAAATAAAACACTACTGATTACAGGAGGAACAGGCTCTTTTGGTACGGCTGTCCTCAGAAAATTTATTGATACGGATCATTTTAAAGAAATCCGTATTTTTTCCCGTGATGAAAAAAAACAGGACGATATGAGAAATCAGTTTAAAAACGACAAACTGAAATTTTATATCGGCGATGTGCGAGATTTTAAAAGTATAGAGCCTGCAACGCGAGGAGTAGATTATATCTTTCACGCTGCTGCACTCAAGCAGGTGCCGTCATGCGAATTTTTTCCTATGCAGGCGGTAAAAACAAATGTAGAAGGAACACAGAATGTGATTGATGCAGCGGTTCATAATCACGTGAAGAAAGTGATCTGCCTGAGTACGGATAAAGCAGCATATCCTATTAATGCAATGGGCATTTCAAAGGCAATGATGGAAAAAGTAGCTGTTGCAGCTTCCAGAAATGTTAATGATACGGTCGTTTGTCTTACAAGATATGGTAACGTTATGGCTTCCAGAGGATCCGTAATTCCACTATTTGTAAAGCAGATTAAAAACGGAGAACCTATTACCATTACAGATCCCAATATGACCAGATTTCTGATGTCCCTGGAAGAAGCGGTAGATCTTGTATTGTTTGCCTTTGAGCATGGAAACCCAGGAGATTTGTTCGTTAATAAAGCACCGGCCGGAACAATCGGAGATTTGGCACAAGCGCTAAAAGAGATGTTCAAAGCTGATAATCCCGTGAAAATTATAGGAACCAGGCACGGCGAAAAATTATACGAAACACTTTGTACCCGTGAAGAAATGATCAAGGCTGAAGATATGGGCAACTTTTACAGAATTCCTGCCGACAACAGGGATCTCAACTATGCCCAGTATTTTTCTGAAGGTACCGAAGATATCTCCAAAATTGAAGATTACCACTCTCACAATACCCTGCAGCAGAATGTTGAAGGAATGAAAAAGCTCTTGATGAAATTGCCGCTTATCAGAAAAGAAGTTTTAGGGGAAGACAATATCATGCAATATCCCGATTAA
- a CDS encoding EpsG family protein, whose amino-acid sequence MFLLIVSIFLIILTTFLEKFKLGKIINFIVVYAIIFAIVGYVEFTPDKEFYIYWLYDTPESIEPFFRITADYLVKHEYAFPELQLFFTFIYTFLLLFLITRFSEKIFIISLLYVGTIFLFYVTQLRYFMGYYAICLGLYYLYVKKNYFTAALFMAFGIANHYGLVLFAVIIPFFYIKPDKLISRLFTVTVIVLGVTSILLLLGTTSFSQIRFVAYFFSELQSTFLGGLLTFLPYAGIVYMIYRLHIMVVKINPEILKDRKYIFLLIMSIANITLIGAALIIQVIGHRMIMTATLFQLLYVFYILPYFEKNEKFRLLAGFGGAIAFLYFYLYIFMDLILEKSNNDDIISVLKSSPVLNYFIL is encoded by the coding sequence ATGTTTTTACTAATAGTAAGCATATTCCTTATAATTCTGACCACTTTTCTTGAAAAATTCAAGTTGGGCAAGATCATAAACTTCATTGTTGTTTATGCAATAATATTTGCCATTGTTGGATATGTGGAATTTACACCAGACAAAGAATTCTATATTTATTGGCTTTATGATACACCGGAATCCATCGAACCCTTTTTTAGAATTACTGCCGATTATCTTGTCAAACATGAATATGCTTTTCCAGAATTACAATTATTTTTTACATTCATTTATACGTTTCTCTTACTATTTTTAATAACACGATTTTCTGAAAAAATTTTTATAATTAGCCTATTGTATGTAGGGACAATATTTCTATTCTACGTTACCCAGCTACGTTATTTTATGGGGTATTATGCGATTTGCCTGGGCTTATATTACCTTTACGTAAAGAAAAATTATTTTACAGCTGCTTTATTTATGGCTTTTGGAATAGCCAATCATTATGGATTGGTTTTGTTTGCAGTAATCATTCCTTTCTTCTATATAAAGCCGGATAAATTAATATCCAGATTGTTTACCGTTACAGTAATTGTATTGGGTGTAACATCAATACTTTTGTTATTGGGAACAACCTCTTTTTCACAGATACGATTTGTTGCGTATTTCTTTTCCGAATTGCAGTCTACTTTTTTGGGCGGTCTATTAACATTTTTACCCTACGCAGGTATCGTCTATATGATTTACAGACTTCATATAATGGTCGTAAAAATAAATCCGGAAATACTTAAAGACAGAAAATACATATTTCTTCTTATTATGAGTATTGCTAATATAACATTAATAGGAGCAGCATTAATAATACAGGTTATAGGACACAGAATGATCATGACGGCCACGCTGTTTCAATTATTATATGTATTTTATATACTGCCGTATTTCGAAAAAAATGAAAAGTTCAGATTATTAGCTGGATTTGGAGGTGCGATTGCATTTCTCTATTTTTATTTATATATATTTATGGATTTAATCCTCGAAAAGAGTAATAATGATGATATCATTTCAGTTTTAAAATCAAGTCCGGTTCTGAACTATTTTATACTTTAA
- a CDS encoding WxcM-like domain-containing protein, whose translation MEKPIIIQGRSSTDDRGSLFFNNDFNASQIKRIYFIENRDNQFIRGWTGHKIEQRWFSAAEGSFTIKLIKIDNWEKPSENLPVLKFELNSKNMDVLHVPPGYASAIQSHDENSRLLVMADYSLGEITDDYRFPINHFENLK comes from the coding sequence ATGGAAAAACCAATAATTATTCAGGGAAGAAGCTCTACAGATGATAGAGGAAGCCTTTTCTTTAACAATGATTTCAATGCGTCTCAGATCAAGAGAATCTATTTTATAGAAAACAGAGATAATCAGTTTATAAGAGGGTGGACCGGGCATAAAATTGAACAAAGGTGGTTTTCTGCCGCAGAGGGAAGTTTTACCATTAAACTGATTAAAATCGACAATTGGGAAAAGCCGTCTGAAAACCTGCCGGTATTAAAGTTTGAGTTAAATTCAAAAAACATGGATGTTCTGCATGTTCCTCCAGGATATGCAAGCGCCATTCAGTCCCACGATGAAAATTCGAGATTGCTGGTAATGGCAGATTATTCTCTTGGTGAAATTACGGATGATTATCGTTTTCCCATAAACCACTTCGAAAATTTAAAATAA